In Neorhizobium sp. NCHU2750, a single genomic region encodes these proteins:
- a CDS encoding adenosine kinase: MPKFDVLAIGNAIVDILARCDDSFLEENAIIKGAMNLIDADRAELLYSKMGPAVEASGGSAGNTAAGIAGFGGKAAYFGKVAEDQLGGIFQHDIRAQGVHYQTEPQGLNPPTARSMIFVTPDGERSMNTYLGACVELGPEHVEEDVVAESKVTYFEGYLWDPPRAKEAIREAARIAHDNGREVAMTLSDPFCVGRYRAEFLDLMTSGTVDIVFANKHELLSLYETEDLELALEKIAADCKLAAVTMSEDGAIVVRGKELAKIAAFPIEELVDTTGAGDLFAAGFLYGYTQDRSLEDCGKLGCLAAAVVIQQIGPRPMGSLKETASQAGLI; this comes from the coding sequence ATGCCGAAGTTCGACGTGCTGGCCATTGGCAATGCCATTGTTGATATTCTTGCCCGCTGCGATGACAGTTTTCTCGAAGAGAATGCCATCATCAAGGGCGCGATGAACCTGATCGATGCGGACCGCGCCGAACTTCTCTATTCCAAGATGGGACCTGCCGTGGAAGCCTCGGGCGGTTCGGCCGGCAACACGGCTGCGGGTATCGCAGGCTTCGGCGGTAAGGCCGCTTATTTCGGCAAGGTTGCCGAAGACCAGCTGGGCGGCATCTTCCAGCACGATATTCGCGCCCAGGGCGTTCACTACCAGACAGAGCCGCAGGGCCTGAACCCGCCGACAGCCCGTTCCATGATCTTCGTCACGCCGGATGGCGAGCGTTCGATGAATACCTATCTCGGCGCCTGCGTCGAACTCGGTCCCGAACATGTCGAGGAAGATGTCGTTGCGGAATCGAAGGTGACCTATTTCGAAGGTTACCTGTGGGATCCGCCGCGCGCCAAGGAAGCGATCCGCGAGGCGGCCCGCATCGCCCATGACAATGGCCGCGAAGTCGCCATGACCTTGTCCGATCCCTTCTGCGTCGGTCGTTACCGCGCGGAATTTCTCGACCTGATGACATCCGGCACGGTCGACATCGTTTTCGCCAACAAGCACGAACTCCTCTCGCTCTATGAGACGGAAGATCTCGAACTGGCGCTCGAAAAGATTGCGGCAGATTGCAAGCTGGCGGCCGTGACCATGTCGGAGGACGGCGCAATCGTCGTTCGCGGCAAGGAGCTTGCGAAGATCGCAGCCTTCCCGATCGAGGAACTGGTCGATACGACCGGTGCCGGCGATCTGTTCGCCGCAGGCTTCCTCTATGGCTACACGCAGGACCGTTCGCTGGAAGATTGCGGCAAGCTCGGCTGCCTCGCCGCCGCCGTCGTCATCCAGCAGATCGGCCCGCGGCCGATGGGCTCGCTGAAGGAAACGGCATCGCAGGCAGGCCTTATTTAA
- a CDS encoding SH3 domain-containing protein, producing the protein MRRLFIVFIAICFPLIATLSAIVPVYAQTAAKGASGLPLPRFASLKSRKVNIRIGPSTDYAVSWMYTKAGVPMEIIQEYDNWRRVRDADGTEGWVNQALLSGERTAVAAPWMRGKGPDIYVNMRRDPQSSAAIVAKLQPGVQLTVKECNGDWCQAEASGTEGWVAQAEVWGVYPGEAFK; encoded by the coding sequence ATGCGCCGCCTCTTCATCGTCTTCATCGCCATCTGCTTTCCCCTGATCGCGACGCTTTCAGCCATCGTGCCGGTCTATGCGCAGACGGCTGCCAAGGGTGCGAGCGGGCTTCCGCTGCCGCGCTTTGCCAGCCTGAAATCCAGGAAGGTCAATATCCGCATCGGGCCAAGCACCGATTACGCGGTTTCCTGGATGTATACCAAGGCCGGCGTACCGATGGAAATCATCCAGGAATACGACAACTGGCGCCGGGTCCGCGATGCCGACGGTACCGAGGGCTGGGTCAATCAGGCGCTGCTTTCGGGCGAGCGCACCGCCGTCGCCGCGCCGTGGATGCGCGGCAAGGGGCCGGATATCTATGTCAACATGCGCCGCGACCCGCAGAGCTCTGCTGCCATCGTCGCCAAGCTCCAGCCGGGCGTCCAGTTGACCGTCAAGGAATGCAACGGCGACTGGTGCCAGGCGGAGGCAAGTGGCACTGAGGGCTGGGTCGCCCAGGCCGAGGTCTGGGGCGTCTATCCGGGCGAGGCCTTTAAATAA
- a CDS encoding D-glycerate dehydrogenase, with the protein MTAKKRPRVYITRKLPDAVETRMRELFDAELNIDDRPRSREELAAALATADVLVPTIADRIDAELLAAAGPQMKLIAGFSNGTDHIDVDAAAERGITVTNTPNVLTEDTADMTMALILAVNRRLAEGARILTDAPGDWAGWSPTWMLGRRIWGKRIGIIGMGRIGTAVARRAKAFGLSIHYHNRKPASQAIVDELEATYWDSLDQMLARVDIVSVNCPSTPGTFHLLSARRLALMQPTAIIVNTARGDIIDEAAMIKLLRDDKMAGAGLDVYQNEPSINPKLVKLANQGKVVLLPHMGSATIEGRIDMGDKVIINIRAFFDGHRPPNRVLPGRN; encoded by the coding sequence ATGACGGCGAAGAAAAGACCCAGGGTTTATATCACGCGCAAGCTGCCCGACGCGGTCGAGACCCGCATGCGCGAACTCTTCGATGCCGAATTGAACATCGACGATCGTCCCCGCTCGCGCGAGGAACTGGCCGCGGCGCTCGCGACGGCCGACGTTCTGGTTCCGACCATTGCCGACCGCATCGACGCCGAGTTGCTTGCCGCCGCCGGCCCGCAGATGAAGCTGATTGCGGGCTTTTCCAACGGCACCGATCACATTGATGTCGATGCCGCCGCCGAACGCGGCATCACCGTTACCAACACGCCGAACGTGCTGACCGAAGATACGGCCGACATGACCATGGCGCTCATTCTGGCCGTCAACCGTCGGCTGGCGGAAGGTGCCCGCATCCTGACCGATGCTCCCGGAGACTGGGCTGGCTGGAGCCCAACCTGGATGCTCGGCCGCCGTATCTGGGGCAAGCGAATCGGCATTATCGGCATGGGCCGCATCGGCACTGCCGTCGCCCGCCGCGCCAAGGCTTTCGGTCTTTCCATTCATTATCACAACCGCAAACCGGCCAGTCAGGCGATTGTCGACGAGCTGGAGGCAACCTATTGGGACAGCCTCGACCAGATGCTGGCCAGGGTCGATATCGTCTCCGTCAACTGCCCGTCGACGCCGGGCACTTTCCATCTTCTCTCCGCACGTCGGCTGGCGCTGATGCAGCCAACCGCGATCATCGTCAACACCGCCCGCGGCGACATCATCGACGAGGCTGCGATGATCAAGCTCCTGCGCGACGACAAGATGGCCGGCGCCGGCCTCGACGTTTACCAGAACGAGCCGTCGATCAATCCGAAGCTCGTCAAGCTCGCCAACCAGGGCAAGGTCGTGCTTCTTCCCCATATGGGCTCGGCCACGATCGAGGGCCGCATCGACATGGGCGACAAGGTCATCATCAATATCAGGGCGTTTTTCGACGGCCACCGTCCGCCGAATCGCGTTCTGCCGGGCCGCAACTGA
- a CDS encoding GNAT family N-acetyltransferase, whose translation MEITRIDTGFGRWDELMALILSSFAYMDDVIDPPSSAHRLTLASLAQKAVDEIAFAAIEGEKLVGCVFLKPENGCLYVGKLAVAPGQQGKGIGRQLLTVAERVAEERRLPALRLETRIELTGNHDTFGRWGFRKTAEKSHPGFDRITFIEMQKALA comes from the coding sequence ATCGAAATTACCAGGATCGATACGGGCTTCGGCCGATGGGACGAGCTCATGGCGCTCATTCTATCCTCCTTCGCCTATATGGATGATGTGATCGACCCGCCATCCTCGGCGCATCGCCTGACGCTCGCATCGCTGGCGCAGAAGGCTGTCGACGAAATCGCCTTTGCCGCCATTGAAGGCGAAAAGCTGGTGGGCTGCGTGTTTCTCAAGCCCGAGAACGGCTGCCTTTATGTCGGCAAACTCGCCGTCGCGCCCGGCCAGCAGGGCAAGGGGATCGGCAGGCAATTGCTGACGGTCGCCGAAAGGGTAGCGGAGGAGCGACGTTTGCCGGCATTGCGGCTGGAAACGCGTATAGAACTCACCGGCAATCACGACACATTCGGCCGCTGGGGCTTCCGCAAGACGGCCGAAAAATCTCATCCGGGCTTCGACCGGATTACTTTCATCGAGATGCAGAAGGCGTTGGCCTGA